Below is a genomic region from Candidatus Diapherotrites archaeon.
CTTGCCCGCGCCGTTCGGCCCGAGCAGACCGAAAATCTCGCCTTCACTGACGGAGAACGAAACGCCGTCCACGGCCGCAAGGCCGCCGAATTTTTTCGTCAACGCGCTGATTTCAATGGCATTCAAACGCTTCACCAAATCTGCTGAAAAAAAGAACCAGTATAGAAAGAAGAAGTGGTGTTAATGGTTTAAATTAGTTTTCCCAGTTTGCATTCAGTCAAGCCCGGCAAAGCTTTTTTCCGCGTTCACGGCCGAAGCCTCGACAAAGGCGTTCTGCCGCTCGATGATGCAGGCTTTCATTTTTGCGAGCGCCTTTTCGCCCGGGCCAAGCGCATCCAAGTCGCAGTTCGTGCAGTTTTCGACCTTCACGTTTTCGCTCTGGCGCAGGCTGACTTTCTCGGCCTTTTCCGCGCCGGCGTTTTCGATTTCCACGACAACCTGCGAGTACTGCGGGCACGGCAGGAGCCTTCCCTCAACGGGCCTTGCCTTCAGCGCGGTCCGCCCGAGGACCTCGAAAGAAATCTGCGCGGAAACAGCCGTTGTTTTCGCCGAAGTTCCTTCCTGCGCGGAGTCTGCGCCTTTTTCGCCTGCGCTGTCCGCGGTCTTTCCGTTTGCGCTTTTCGCCGCAAGCGAAAGGAAGCCGCTCGGATTGTTCAACGCAAAAAACGCGCCCACAAAAACCAATGCGATTGCGAGCAATGCGATGCCTGAAGTTTTTGCATTTGCAGGCGAAACTTTCAGATTCATTCAAACCCCACTGTGGCCTCAAGGCTTGCCTCTTCCGACAGCAGTTGCGCGGAGTCCGCGGTTTCAATGCTGTCCGTTATGGTGTCGCTGGAAATCACTGCCTTGACGGAATAGCTGCCAAGGCCCTGGATTTTCGCGAAGATTTCCGCATTCTTGGTTTCGCCTTTCTTTATCGAGTCGAAAAACGTTGTCGAAGTGCCGCTGATGATCCAGCTTGCCGGAATCCCGTCCAGCGAAACGCTCACGTTTTTCGCGTCAACCCTGCCGACGTTCTTTATTGACACGATGAATTTGACTGTCGAGTTCAGGCCGACGGTCCCTTCGTTCCTGCCGCCGCTTGGAGCCTGCACGCTCAAAGGAAAAGTTTTTTTGTCCAATGCGATTGCCGCCAAAGCCGTGTCAATGGCATTTGACGAATTGCTTTGCCTGCCGAAACTGCCGTCGGCGTTCGCCTTTGTTTTCAGGCAGTCCAGTGCCTTGTCGGCTTTTTCCGTTTCATTGAATGCCCTGAATGCAATGCTGCCGAGCGCGGTCCTGAAACCGTCGCTTATGCACCCGTCGGAGTCCTGCTTTGCCGCGAGCCAGTCGATGCTTTTCTGCGCAACGCTTTTTCCTTCGCCGGCGGCACCCAACGCTATTATCGCTTCTTCCGTGAAATCAACGCTTTCCGTTTCATCCCCTGAGTTGTAGCCGAAACTGCCGTTGGAATGCATTGCGGAAACAAGGTAATCGGCGGGAGTTTCACCGCCATTTTCAGGCATGCTTTCTCCGGCCTGCGCAAACGCAACAACCGCCCAGGCTGTGGTGTCGACGTCGCTTTCACCGCTTCCGCTCTTGAAACCGCCGTCGCCCTGCTGTGAATCCTTCAGCAAATCAATCGTCGTCCTGCCGTTTTTTTCGAATGAGTTCAGGTCCTCGCCGGCCGAAATGAGCGCCATCGCCGCAAGCGCGGTGTTCAAAGAATCCCCGAAGCTTGCGTCGCTTTGCTGCTGTGCTATGATGTAGCTTTTCGCATTTCCCGGAACTGCTGAAGCGAGCGCAATGTTGTTGTCCCGGCCCATGCCGAGGCCCATCATTCCGAACGAGTGCTGGAACAAATTCGCGCCAATCCTGCCGCCTGTTTCCTGCGAATCCGCAAGCCATTCAACTGCGTCAGCGCCCGCACCATCCAAGTAATCGAGTGAAACTGTGCCGTTGTCGTTCGGAACTGCGGCGCTTATGCCTGTCATTGAAGGCAGGTTGTTTTCGCCGAACTGCCAGTATTTCGAAAAATCGCTTGAAGCGCCCAGGCCGTTGACTGAATTGACGAACGCCGATTCCTTCACCCCATCGCCGTCGAAATCGTAGTATGCGATGTCGAGTGCAACGCTTTTTTCCTGTGCCGCCTGCACGAACGCCGTGAATGCATTCGCGTCATCCGCAACGTTCACGCTTGCGCTCGTGTCGGCCGAAGCGTTTGCGTACGGAAAGTTGAATTTCACGTTCACGGTTTTCGCCTGCGCCGCTTGCGCGAACACGAAAAGCAGAACAAAGAACAAAAAGCCGATTTTTCTCATTTCCCCCACCGCCCGCAGATGTTTTTTTTCTTGCGTTCAGAATCAGTGCCGAAGCCTTTTAAGCAGTTCCATTTAGGATAATTATCATTAGCATTCATGGTAACGTTAGCACGCTATTAGCACTTGGTTTATCATGGTGGTTTGTTGGACATACTGAAGGCTTTGGCCAACTCCAACCGGCGCAACATGGTCCAGATTCTCCTCAAAA
It encodes:
- a CDS encoding DUF4430 domain-containing protein, translated to MRKIGFLFFVLLFVFAQAAQAKTVNVKFNFPYANASADTSASVNVADDANAFTAFVQAAQEKSVALDIAYYDFDGDGVKESAFVNSVNGLGASSDFSKYWQFGENNLPSMTGISAAVPNDNGTVSLDYLDGAGADAVEWLADSQETGGRIGANLFQHSFGMMGLGMGRDNNIALASAVPGNAKSYIIAQQQSDASFGDSLNTALAAMALISAGEDLNSFEKNGRTTIDLLKDSQQGDGGFKSGSGESDVDTTAWAVVAFAQAGESMPENGGETPADYLVSAMHSNGSFGYNSGDETESVDFTEEAIIALGAAGEGKSVAQKSIDWLAAKQDSDGCISDGFRTALGSIAFRAFNETEKADKALDCLKTKANADGSFGRQSNSSNAIDTALAAIALDKKTFPLSVQAPSGGRNEGTVGLNSTVKFIVSIKNVGRVDAKNVSVSLDGIPASWIISGTSTTFFDSIKKGETKNAEIFAKIQGLGSYSVKAVISSDTITDSIETADSAQLLSEEASLEATVGFE